In one Thermaerobacter sp. PB12/4term genomic region, the following are encoded:
- the hisD gene encoding histidinol dehydrogenase has product MRRLTPAQLLAELDRRQPFAPEVREAAEAIVDDVRRRGDEALLEYTRRWDAPSLTREELLLPPEAPARALAGLPGALRAALEQAAARIAAYHRRFVPESVAWTDEAGNRLGRVVRPLDRVGLYVPGGRAAYPSTVLMAALPARLAGVREILLATPPRPDGTVPPVVLAAAALAGVDRVIRAGGAQAVAALAYGTETVPAVDKIAGPGNAYVTAAKAAVAHRVGIDSLAGPSEIVVVAGDGADPAWVAADLLAQAEHDPLAVVGCLSPDGALLEAVAAELDRQLARTPRAAIAAAALERGFLVQTASLADAVELAGRLAPEHLSLQVRDPGRWLGQVRAAGAVFLGPYAPVAAGDYAAGTNHILPTGGAARFQAALGPEAFVRTIPFFAGSREGVRAWAPAARTLAEAEGLPAHADSVALREEPAGGGEPGPAGSRSAGSAGSSALASTGGPEAAGGPAPGLSESGAAGDSRPAVAGPGPRSATGSPVADQVGDLRRGPAPDGGPAPDGAPAAAGSGLAGASLPAPVPAVPAGYTVADRPAPIKLDANEAEPWPEELRQELVRELARALEDGAPHRYPPRPLRQAVRSLVADYAGVPEEAVVLGNGSDELVQAVLGTIGRRCTAAVAPSPTFGYYAAAAAAAGVPYRAVPVPPERAVELDDLAPVLDALPGQKLVFLCRPNNPTGLSCSPAVVEGLLRRSDLWLVVDEAYAEFADESILDSLDLTALAALSGASSGAFGGASSGVFSGAASVAFSGHPGGWATGRLVVLRTLSKAFALAGARVGYAVAAPPVAAELGRWLQPYNLNTLSLVAARVALQHRAVFLERAAATRRRRERLREQLSRLPGLVPLPSQGNFVLVRVEEPAGTVGETGSGRGAGGQAGTGAGGQAAAGHGARAGAGNGAGTGAEAGSRTSPGRPGGPPTPDPVRAAALQDALAARGIAVRSFPWEPSLAGYLRVTVGTEEENAALLDALAAALAGLGQQPLAGLAGSGRSEPGGSPS; this is encoded by the coding sequence ATGCGCCGGTTGACCCCGGCCCAGCTTCTGGCCGAACTGGACCGGCGCCAGCCCTTCGCGCCCGAGGTCCGCGAAGCAGCCGAGGCCATCGTGGACGACGTGCGCCGCCGCGGGGACGAGGCCCTGCTCGAGTACACCCGCCGCTGGGACGCCCCCTCCCTCACCCGCGAGGAGCTGCTGCTCCCGCCCGAGGCGCCGGCCCGGGCGCTGGCCGGCCTTCCCGGCGCCTTGCGGGCGGCCCTGGAACAGGCCGCGGCCCGCATCGCCGCCTACCACCGCCGGTTCGTCCCGGAGAGCGTGGCCTGGACCGACGAGGCCGGCAACCGGCTGGGCCGGGTGGTGCGGCCTCTGGACCGGGTGGGCCTCTACGTCCCCGGCGGGCGGGCGGCGTACCCCTCCACCGTCCTCATGGCGGCCCTTCCGGCGCGGCTGGCCGGGGTCCGGGAGATCCTGCTGGCCACGCCTCCCCGCCCCGACGGAACGGTCCCGCCGGTGGTGCTGGCGGCCGCCGCCCTGGCGGGGGTCGACCGGGTGATCCGGGCCGGCGGCGCCCAGGCCGTCGCCGCGCTGGCCTACGGGACGGAGACGGTGCCGGCGGTCGACAAGATCGCCGGGCCGGGCAACGCCTACGTGACGGCCGCCAAGGCGGCAGTGGCCCACCGGGTGGGGATCGACTCCCTGGCGGGTCCCAGCGAGATCGTCGTGGTGGCCGGCGACGGGGCGGACCCCGCCTGGGTGGCTGCCGACCTGCTGGCCCAGGCCGAGCACGATCCCCTGGCGGTGGTGGGCTGCCTGAGCCCCGACGGGGCGCTGCTGGAGGCCGTGGCGGCGGAGCTTGACCGGCAGCTGGCCCGGACCCCCCGGGCGGCCATCGCCGCTGCCGCCCTGGAGCGGGGCTTCCTGGTGCAGACCGCTAGCCTGGCGGACGCGGTGGAACTGGCCGGACGGCTGGCCCCCGAACACCTGAGCCTGCAGGTGCGGGATCCGGGGCGTTGGCTCGGGCAGGTGCGGGCAGCCGGGGCCGTGTTCCTGGGCCCGTACGCCCCCGTGGCGGCCGGCGATTACGCCGCCGGGACGAACCACATCCTCCCCACGGGCGGTGCCGCCCGGTTCCAGGCGGCCCTGGGCCCGGAAGCCTTCGTCCGTACCATCCCCTTCTTCGCCGGCTCCCGGGAAGGGGTGCGGGCGTGGGCGCCGGCGGCGCGGACCCTGGCCGAGGCCGAGGGGCTGCCCGCCCATGCGGACAGTGTCGCTCTGCGGGAAGAACCGGCCGGCGGCGGCGAACCCGGGCCGGCGGGAAGCCGATCGGCCGGCAGCGCCGGCAGTTCCGCCCTGGCCAGCACCGGCGGGCCTGAGGCGGCCGGCGGTCCTGCCCCTGGCCTCAGCGAGTCTGGAGCGGCGGGCGATAGCCGCCCGGCCGTCGCAGGCCCCGGCCCCCGCAGCGCGACGGGCTCCCCGGTAGCGGATCAGGTCGGAGATCTCCGCAGGGGCCCGGCCCCGGACGGCGGCCCGGCCCCGGACGGTGCCCCGGCCGCGGCCGGCTCCGGGCTGGCGGGGGCAAGCCTCCCCGCGCCCGTTCCGGCGGTCCCCGCCGGGTACACCGTGGCGGACAGGCCGGCACCCATCAAGCTGGACGCCAATGAAGCGGAGCCGTGGCCGGAAGAGCTTCGCCAGGAGCTGGTGAGGGAGCTGGCACGGGCCCTGGAGGACGGCGCTCCCCACCGGTACCCGCCCCGGCCGCTGCGGCAGGCGGTCCGGTCCCTGGTGGCGGACTACGCCGGGGTGCCCGAGGAGGCGGTGGTGCTGGGCAACGGCTCCGACGAGCTGGTGCAGGCCGTGCTGGGCACCATCGGCCGGCGCTGCACCGCCGCCGTGGCGCCCTCGCCCACCTTCGGCTACTACGCCGCGGCCGCGGCGGCCGCCGGCGTGCCCTACCGGGCGGTGCCCGTTCCTCCCGAGCGGGCCGTGGAGCTGGACGATCTGGCCCCTGTGCTCGACGCCCTGCCGGGCCAGAAGCTGGTCTTCCTCTGCCGGCCCAACAACCCCACGGGTCTGTCCTGCTCGCCGGCGGTGGTCGAGGGCCTGCTGCGCCGGTCCGACCTGTGGCTGGTGGTCGATGAGGCGTACGCCGAGTTCGCGGACGAGAGCATCCTGGACAGCCTCGACCTGACGGCGCTGGCCGCCTTAAGTGGCGCCTCCAGTGGCGCCTTCGGCGGCGCCTCAAGTGGCGTCTTCAGCGGTGCCGCCAGCGTCGCCTTCAGCGGGCACCCCGGAGGATGGGCGACGGGGCGCCTGGTGGTCCTGCGCACCCTTTCCAAGGCCTTCGCCCTGGCCGGCGCCCGGGTGGGCTACGCCGTGGCCGCCCCGCCGGTGGCCGCCGAACTGGGGCGCTGGCTGCAGCCCTACAATCTCAACACCTTGTCCCTGGTGGCCGCCCGGGTGGCGCTCCAGCACCGGGCCGTCTTCCTCGAGCGGGCTGCGGCGACCCGCCGCCGGCGGGAGCGATTGAGGGAGCAGCTGTCCCGGCTGCCCGGTCTTGTGCCGCTGCCCTCCCAGGGAAACTTCGTGCTCGTGCGGGTGGAAGAACCGGCCGGAACCGTAGGCGAGACCGGTTCCGGGCGCGGCGCCGGCGGGCAGGCCGGCACCGGTGCCGGTGGCCAAGCCGCCGCCGGTCACGGTGCGCGGGCCGGCGCCGGCAACGGTGCAGGGACCGGTGCGGAGGCCGGCTCCCGCACCAGCCCGGGCCGCCCCGGCGGCCCCCCGACCCCCGACCCCGTTCGGGCCGCCGCCCTGCAGGATGCCCTGGCCGCCCGGGGCATCGCCGTGCGGTCCTTCCCCTGGGAGCCGTCCCTGGCCGGTTACCTGCGGGTCACGGTGGGGACGGAGGAAGAGAACGCGGCCCTGCTGGATGCCCTGGCGGCCGCTCTCGCCGGCCTTGGGCAACAGCCCCTGGCCGGGCTGGCCGGGTCCGGCCGCTCGGAACCGGGAGGGAGCCCGTCATGA
- the hisG gene encoding ATP phosphoribosyltransferase: MSYVPGDPWAGGERPLTLALPKGRMLAEVAALCARAGIAAAASLAAGDDPEALVLDDEPSGVRLLLVRPGDVWSYVAFGAADLGITGKDVLEEKAGDARGGWLDPPGAVELADLGAGACRMVVAGPPAGAGLWPWRRLQAGRLRVATKYPACARRALGGGPAEVEVIPLAGSVELAPLVGLADVIVDLVATGRTLRAHGLVEYEVLFSSTARLIANEASLRLREERLLPLAEGLEAAAREAPARQPAAEGRESPCAG, from the coding sequence ATGAGTTATGTACCTGGAGATCCCTGGGCCGGGGGGGAGCGGCCCCTCACCCTGGCCCTGCCCAAGGGGCGGATGCTGGCGGAGGTGGCCGCCCTCTGCGCCCGGGCGGGCATTGCCGCCGCGGCTTCCCTGGCCGCGGGCGACGACCCGGAAGCCCTGGTGCTGGACGATGAGCCCAGCGGCGTGCGGCTCCTGCTCGTCCGCCCGGGGGACGTGTGGAGTTACGTGGCCTTCGGGGCCGCGGACCTGGGCATCACCGGCAAGGACGTGCTGGAGGAGAAGGCCGGCGACGCCCGCGGCGGCTGGCTCGACCCGCCCGGGGCGGTGGAACTGGCCGACCTGGGTGCCGGGGCCTGCCGCATGGTGGTGGCCGGCCCGCCGGCGGGGGCCGGGCTCTGGCCCTGGCGCCGGCTGCAGGCGGGCCGGCTGCGGGTGGCGACCAAGTACCCCGCCTGCGCCCGGCGGGCCCTGGGTGGCGGCCCGGCGGAGGTGGAGGTCATCCCCCTGGCCGGGTCGGTGGAACTGGCGCCCCTGGTGGGCCTGGCCGACGTGATCGTCGATCTGGTGGCCACGGGCCGCACCCTGCGGGCCCATGGGCTGGTGGAGTACGAGGTGCTCTTCTCCAGCACCGCGCGGCTGATCGCCAATGAGGCCAGCCTGCGGCTGCGGGAAGAGCGCCTCCTCCCCCTGGCCGAGGGGCTGGAGGCGGCCGCCCGAGAGGCGCCCGCCCGGCAGCCGGCCGCCGAGGGGAGGGAAAGCCCATGCGCCGGTTGA
- a CDS encoding ATP phosphoribosyltransferase regulatory subunit, whose protein sequence is MPPVPLTLPAAAGAPAALAADPAEETRRRLAGRFAAWGYRRIRTPLWEEARDELLAVFPETALCRFVDPAGRVLALRPDHTLAVARWAASRLDGADPWRLYYLDPVFRRDPRDGRFTAVTQAGVELLGSSAPEGDVEILGLLLEALDALAAPGTAATMEATVGAAGALEAAGPEGIPFPARVAVGHTGVLQDYLAATGLDEPAAAAALAALARRDRVALRRHLEAALGAGRAAETYRFLTGSFPLPGALQPLERLGTAPAAELATVLQAAGRYFPAAAQRLRFEPGLVRDLQYYTGLVIEVFAGWRRIAAGGRYDGLLARLGGRGPAVGVAFDLEAVAEAAGPPEGPGPDAGGLPAGRVPGALPPEQPPGSGPAAEGPVAGAIDYLVAGPAGAAAGPGGAGQEAGRPGDEAGRLWAEARRLREQGASAVVLCGAPSEEEALAAARRLGCLRLLWLDGRRRVLRMARPAAR, encoded by the coding sequence ATGCCACCCGTCCCCCTCACCCTGCCCGCGGCCGCCGGGGCACCGGCAGCCCTGGCCGCCGACCCGGCCGAGGAAACCCGCCGCCGCCTGGCCGGGCGCTTTGCCGCCTGGGGTTACCGGCGCATCCGCACCCCCCTCTGGGAGGAGGCCCGGGACGAGCTGCTGGCGGTGTTCCCCGAGACTGCCCTGTGCCGGTTCGTCGATCCCGCGGGCAGGGTGCTGGCCTTGCGCCCGGACCACACCCTGGCCGTGGCCCGCTGGGCCGCGTCGCGCTTGGACGGGGCCGATCCCTGGCGGCTCTACTACCTGGACCCCGTCTTCCGGCGGGATCCGCGGGACGGGCGCTTCACCGCGGTGACCCAGGCCGGTGTGGAGCTGCTGGGCTCGTCGGCGCCGGAGGGGGACGTGGAGATCCTGGGCCTTCTGCTGGAGGCCCTGGATGCTCTGGCGGCGCCGGGAACGGCCGCCACCATGGAAGCGACGGTGGGGGCGGCCGGGGCGCTGGAGGCAGCGGGGCCGGAGGGCATCCCCTTCCCCGCCCGGGTCGCCGTGGGCCACACCGGCGTGCTGCAGGACTACCTGGCGGCCACCGGCCTGGACGAACCCGCCGCCGCTGCCGCCCTCGCGGCCCTGGCGCGCCGAGACCGGGTCGCCCTGCGCCGGCACCTGGAGGCGGCGCTGGGGGCAGGCAGGGCTGCGGAAACCTATCGCTTCCTGACCGGCAGCTTTCCCCTCCCCGGTGCTCTGCAGCCGCTGGAACGGCTGGGGACGGCGCCGGCGGCCGAGCTGGCCACCGTTCTCCAGGCGGCCGGCCGCTATTTCCCGGCCGCCGCACAGCGCCTGCGGTTCGAGCCCGGGCTGGTGCGGGACCTGCAGTACTACACCGGACTGGTGATCGAGGTGTTCGCGGGCTGGCGGCGCATCGCCGCCGGGGGGCGGTACGACGGCCTGCTGGCCCGCCTGGGTGGACGGGGGCCGGCGGTGGGGGTGGCCTTCGATCTGGAGGCGGTGGCCGAAGCGGCCGGTCCACCCGAGGGCCCGGGCCCCGACGCCGGCGGCCTCCCGGCGGGCCGGGTGCCCGGGGCGCTCCCGCCGGAGCAGCCCCCGGGAAGCGGCCCGGCGGCAGAGGGACCCGTGGCGGGGGCCATCGACTATCTGGTGGCGGGGCCGGCGGGTGCCGCGGCCGGCCCCGGCGGCGCCGGTCAGGAGGCGGGCCGGCCGGGGGACGAGGCCGGCCGCCTGTGGGCGGAGGCGCGCCGCCTGCGGGAGCAGGGGGCGTCGGCGGTGGTCCTTTGCGGTGCCCCCTCGGAAGAAGAGGCGCTGGCCGCTGCCCGCCGGCTGGGGTGCCTGCGCCTGCTCTGGCTGGACGGGCGCCGCCGGGTCCTGCGCATGGCCCGGCCCGCCGCCCGGTGA
- the solA gene encoding N-methyl-L-tryptophan oxidase — translation MYDVIVVGLGGMGGAIAYHLARRGRRVLGLDRLAPPHDAGSSHGMSRIIRQAYFEDPAYVPLLLRAYELWEALARDAGETLLVKTGGLMIGTPDSAIVAGSTESARRHGLSYRMLSPEDVGRWFPAFRLEPHEVAVYEEAAGVLFPEKAVAAHLRLARAAGAELRLNEPVESWVAGPSSVSVRTTAGRYQAERLVLAAGAWNPKLLGGFFPMEVERQVSLWFRPAERPDWFEENFPVFIWDRGDEPALYGLPGLNGEGIKVGLHHGGQLGDPDRLPREITPDDIEPVQRLLARRLPLLDPEPRRAAVCLYTNTPDLHFLVGPHPDHPAVLLAAGFSGHGFKFCPVIGEAVADLVEGKERRDLALFNPGRFRAGQGRS, via the coding sequence GTGTACGACGTGATCGTAGTGGGCCTGGGCGGCATGGGCGGCGCCATCGCGTACCACCTGGCCCGCCGTGGCCGCCGGGTGCTGGGGCTCGACCGCCTGGCCCCGCCCCATGATGCGGGTTCGTCCCACGGCATGAGCCGGATCATCCGGCAGGCTTACTTTGAAGACCCGGCCTACGTGCCGCTGCTGCTGCGGGCGTACGAGCTGTGGGAGGCGCTGGCGCGGGATGCCGGCGAGACCTTACTGGTCAAGACCGGCGGCCTCATGATCGGGACCCCCGACTCGGCCATCGTGGCGGGCAGCACCGAGAGCGCCCGGCGCCACGGGCTTTCCTACCGCATGCTCAGCCCGGAGGACGTGGGCCGCTGGTTCCCCGCCTTCCGGCTGGAACCCCATGAGGTGGCGGTGTACGAAGAGGCCGCGGGCGTGCTGTTCCCCGAAAAGGCCGTGGCGGCCCATCTCCGCCTGGCCCGGGCGGCGGGCGCGGAGCTGCGCCTGAACGAGCCGGTGGAATCCTGGGTGGCCGGGCCGTCGTCGGTGTCGGTGCGCACCACCGCCGGGCGTTACCAGGCGGAGCGCCTGGTGCTGGCGGCCGGCGCCTGGAACCCGAAGCTGCTGGGCGGGTTCTTCCCCATGGAGGTGGAGCGCCAGGTCAGCCTGTGGTTCCGGCCGGCGGAGCGGCCCGACTGGTTCGAGGAGAACTTCCCCGTCTTCATCTGGGACCGGGGGGACGAGCCGGCCCTCTACGGCCTGCCCGGCCTGAACGGCGAGGGCATCAAGGTCGGCCTGCATCACGGCGGCCAGCTGGGGGATCCCGACCGCCTCCCCCGGGAGATCACGCCGGACGACATCGAGCCGGTGCAGCGGCTGCTGGCCCGGCGGCTGCCCCTGCTGGACCCGGAGCCCCGGCGGGCGGCGGTATGCCTCTATACCAACACCCCGGACCTGCACTTTCTGGTGGGCCCCCATCCCGATCATCCCGCGGTCCTGCTGGCGGCAGGGTTCTCGGGACACGGGTTCAAGTTCTGTCCGGTGATCGGGGAGGCGGTGGCCGACCTGGTGGAAGGCAAGGAGCGGCGCGACCTGGCCCTCTTCAACCCCGGCCGGTTCCGGGCCGGGCAGGGGAGGTCATAG
- a CDS encoding DMT family transporter, with translation MGVRGMAYVLAAAALWGTLGVVARLAYAGGAQPGEVVFFRAAIAFVLALAVARRQGVALAVPRRRWLLLGAYGTISVGLFYLSYFWAVRMLPVAVAAVLLYTAPVFVALLARLFLGETLGLRRLLALAVALAGVMLVSAPDPSAGIRWGGVAVGLLSGLTYALYSIFGKVALRDLDPAAVVVYTLGIGALVLLAALPPGRLLDLAWSPAVWLWVFLLGVGPTFLAYRLYTAGLQWVPASTASIVATVEPVVAALLGWLVLGESLSAGQGAGAVLVLLAGWLAQEGLSLRAAARATGGPEGHGPRGRHRGCPDGKEAEHPCPSAG, from the coding sequence GTGGGTGTGCGGGGGATGGCCTACGTCCTGGCGGCGGCCGCCCTGTGGGGGACCCTGGGTGTGGTGGCCCGGCTGGCGTATGCCGGGGGCGCCCAGCCCGGCGAAGTGGTGTTCTTTCGGGCCGCCATCGCTTTCGTGCTGGCCCTGGCGGTGGCCCGGCGGCAGGGGGTGGCCCTGGCCGTACCGCGCCGCCGCTGGCTGCTTCTGGGCGCCTACGGGACCATCAGCGTCGGCCTGTTCTACCTGAGCTACTTCTGGGCGGTGCGGATGCTGCCCGTGGCCGTGGCGGCGGTGCTGCTTTACACCGCGCCGGTCTTCGTCGCCCTGCTGGCCCGGCTGTTTTTAGGGGAGACCCTGGGGCTCCGGCGGCTGCTGGCCCTGGCCGTGGCCCTGGCGGGCGTGATGCTGGTCAGCGCTCCGGACCCGTCGGCCGGGATCCGCTGGGGAGGGGTGGCGGTGGGCCTGCTGTCGGGTCTGACCTATGCCCTCTACAGCATCTTCGGCAAGGTGGCCCTGCGGGACCTGGACCCGGCGGCGGTGGTGGTCTACACCCTCGGCATCGGCGCCCTGGTGCTCCTGGCGGCCTTGCCGCCCGGGCGCCTGCTGGATCTGGCCTGGTCACCGGCGGTCTGGCTGTGGGTGTTCCTGCTGGGCGTGGGACCCACCTTCCTGGCCTATCGCCTGTACACCGCCGGCCTGCAGTGGGTGCCGGCCTCCACGGCCTCCATCGTGGCTACGGTGGAGCCGGTGGTGGCGGCCCTGTTAGGCTGGCTGGTGCTGGGGGAGAGCCTTTCGGCCGGCCAGGGGGCCGGGGCGGTGCTGGTCCTGCTGGCGGGGTGGCTGGCCCAGGAAGGGCTGAGCCTGCGGGCCGCCGCCCGCGCCACCGGCGGGCCGGAGGGTCATGGTCCCCGGGGCCGGCACCGGGGGTGCCCTGATGGGAAGGAGGCGGAGCACCCGTGCCCGTCCGCTGGCTGA
- a CDS encoding ornithine cyclodeaminase family protein, which yields MPVRWLNAADVERCLPMAEAVDAMAAAFAAVSAGRVAMPLRLAVEAPAAGGTTLFMPAHDPELNYTVLKTVSVYPGNPARGLPAIGGLVILLDGATGQPVAVMEGATLTALRTGAASGAATRALAREDATVLAVLGAGAQAPFQVLAVCAVRPIRQVRIYNRTRERAEALARWLEGRLGPGVEPVVAATPAEAARGAHVICTVTSSAVPLLDAADVAPGTHINAVGSFRPAMRELGRDLVARCRPVFVDQRQAAREEAGELIDALQAGVLQPGDLVELGQVLAGAHPGRVHPDQVTLFKSCGLAAQDLYAAARVWQRARELGVGQDVEL from the coding sequence GTGCCCGTCCGCTGGCTGAACGCCGCCGACGTCGAGCGCTGCCTGCCCATGGCGGAGGCCGTGGACGCCATGGCGGCCGCCTTCGCCGCCGTCAGCGCCGGCCGGGTGGCCATGCCCCTGCGGCTGGCCGTCGAAGCGCCCGCCGCCGGGGGCACCACCCTGTTCATGCCGGCCCACGATCCGGAGCTGAACTACACCGTGCTGAAGACCGTCTCCGTCTACCCCGGCAACCCCGCCCGGGGGCTGCCGGCCATCGGCGGCCTGGTGATCCTGCTGGACGGGGCCACGGGGCAGCCCGTGGCGGTGATGGAGGGGGCCACCCTGACGGCCCTGCGCACCGGCGCCGCCAGCGGCGCTGCCACCCGGGCGCTGGCCCGGGAAGACGCGACGGTGCTGGCCGTGCTGGGCGCGGGGGCCCAGGCGCCGTTCCAGGTCCTGGCGGTGTGCGCCGTACGCCCCATCCGCCAGGTGCGCATCTACAATCGCACCCGGGAGCGGGCGGAGGCCCTGGCCCGCTGGCTGGAGGGCCGCCTGGGCCCGGGGGTCGAACCGGTGGTGGCGGCCACCCCTGCGGAGGCCGCCCGGGGTGCCCACGTGATCTGCACCGTCACCAGCAGCGCCGTCCCCTTGCTGGACGCGGCGGACGTGGCGCCGGGGACCCACATCAACGCCGTGGGCAGCTTCCGCCCGGCCATGCGGGAGCTGGGCCGCGACCTGGTGGCCCGGTGCCGGCCGGTCTTCGTCGACCAGCGCCAGGCCGCCCGGGAGGAGGCGGGGGAGCTGATCGACGCCCTCCAGGCCGGCGTCCTCCAGCCCGGTGATCTGGTGGAACTCGGCCAGGTGCTGGCCGGCGCCCACCCCGGCCGGGTTCATCCGGACCAGGTGACCCTGTTCAAGAGCTGCGGCCTGGCGGCCCAGGACCTGTACGCGGCGGCCCGGGTGTGGCAGCGGGCCCGGGAGCTGGGGGTGGGGCAGGATGTGGAGCTTTAA
- a CDS encoding DMT family transporter gives MHPLAPLLALAGAVLAISFSSVLIRYSQAPSAVIAFYRMALTTLLLLPWARRDAGRVRRLPPRLLWASVLSGVLLAGHFLTWIASLRYTSVTASVLLVTSHPLYVMAADAWLLRERVPARRLLGALLALTGVAVVTFAGAGAGDLAAGGTALYGNFLAVAGSWFFAGYILIGRRVRQVLPVMPYTTLVYGVASLVIAAGLALTGTPFGPYPWREMLLFVALAVVPTLGGHTVLNWALEWVPASVVSVSILGEPVGASLLAWLLLGEAPSGVELAGGALTLAGLFVATQTAGRETERLRGAAGAAGTAGSAGAGAAAGAAAVEPGPGKRL, from the coding sequence GTGCACCCGCTGGCACCCCTGCTGGCCCTGGCCGGAGCCGTGCTGGCCATCTCCTTTTCGTCGGTGCTGATTCGCTACTCCCAGGCACCCAGCGCCGTCATCGCCTTCTACCGCATGGCCCTGACCACGCTGCTGCTCTTGCCCTGGGCCCGGCGGGATGCCGGCCGCGTCCGGCGGCTGCCGCCGCGCCTGCTCTGGGCCAGCGTCTTGAGCGGCGTGCTGCTGGCGGGCCACTTCCTCACCTGGATCGCCTCGCTGCGCTACACGTCGGTGACGGCGTCGGTCCTGCTGGTCACCTCCCACCCGCTCTACGTGATGGCGGCCGATGCCTGGCTCCTGCGGGAGCGGGTGCCCGCCCGGCGGCTGTTGGGCGCGCTGCTGGCCCTGACCGGCGTGGCCGTGGTGACCTTCGCCGGCGCGGGGGCGGGTGACCTGGCCGCGGGCGGGACCGCCCTCTACGGAAACTTCCTGGCCGTGGCGGGGTCGTGGTTCTTCGCCGGGTACATCCTCATCGGCCGGCGGGTGCGGCAGGTGCTCCCCGTCATGCCCTACACCACCCTGGTGTACGGCGTGGCCTCGCTGGTGATTGCCGCGGGACTGGCGCTGACGGGCACCCCCTTCGGCCCGTACCCCTGGCGGGAGATGCTGCTCTTCGTCGCCCTGGCCGTGGTGCCCACCCTGGGAGGGCACACCGTGCTCAACTGGGCGCTGGAGTGGGTGCCGGCCAGCGTGGTGTCGGTGTCGATCCTGGGCGAGCCGGTGGGGGCGTCCCTGCTGGCCTGGCTCCTCCTGGGGGAGGCGCCTTCGGGGGTCGAACTGGCCGGCGGCGCGCTGACCCTGGCGGGCCTGTTTGTCGCCACCCAGACGGCGGGACGGGAAACGGAGCGGCTGAGGGGCGCGGCCGGGGCGGCGGGAACGGCGGGATCGGCGGGCGCGGGCGCTGCGGCGGGCGCGGCGGCGGTGGAACCCGGCCCCGGCAAGCGGCTCTGA
- a CDS encoding YerC/YecD family TrpR-related protein — MAYQSRLQHPRVDRLFEAILSLENLEECYRFFEDLCTVGEIQSLALRFEVAQRLARGQTYEQIQRETGMSSATISRINRFLHYGADGYRLVLERLAQRQRGGAEPAGDPRVESAPPPGATAPDRGASSPPDAGGGAGSGAP; from the coding sequence GTGGCCTACCAGTCCCGCCTACAGCACCCCCGGGTCGACCGACTCTTCGAGGCCATCCTGTCCCTGGAGAATCTGGAGGAATGCTACCGCTTCTTTGAGGATCTCTGTACCGTCGGGGAGATCCAATCGCTCGCCCTGCGCTTCGAGGTGGCGCAGCGCCTGGCCCGCGGCCAGACCTACGAGCAGATCCAGCGGGAGACGGGGATGAGTTCAGCCACCATCAGCCGCATCAACCGCTTCCTGCATTACGGTGCCGACGGCTACCGCCTGGTGCTGGAGCGGCTGGCCCAGCGGCAGCGCGGGGGTGCAGAGCCCGCCGGCGACCCGCGGGTGGAAAGCGCGCCTCCCCCTGGTGCCACGGCCCCCGACCGCGGCGCCTCGTCCCCGCCGGACGCCGGCGGCGGGGCGGGAAGCGGCGCCCCGTGA
- a CDS encoding Fur family transcriptional regulator, whose amino-acid sequence MALAMEEFRRLLADRGYRVTAQRLAIYELLQENARRSHHPSAEELYQQARKRFPMISPATVYNTLELLVELGLASQLGFPGDVQRYDGNPHAHANVQCIDCKAIFDVDAGALEGIGQRVAERSEFVILGQRFEFYGICPRCQERRARDGLPATGDAATAGGGETAGPQQSGKPDAVLPKEA is encoded by the coding sequence ATGGCCCTGGCCATGGAGGAATTCCGGCGACTTCTGGCGGATCGCGGGTACCGGGTGACGGCCCAGCGCCTGGCCATCTACGAGCTGCTGCAGGAGAACGCGCGCCGTTCCCACCACCCCAGCGCCGAAGAGCTGTACCAGCAGGCCCGGAAGCGCTTCCCCATGATCAGCCCGGCCACGGTGTACAACACCCTGGAACTTCTGGTCGAACTCGGCCTTGCCAGCCAGCTGGGCTTCCCGGGGGATGTGCAGCGCTACGACGGCAACCCCCACGCCCACGCCAACGTGCAGTGCATCGACTGCAAGGCCATCTTCGACGTCGATGCCGGCGCCCTGGAGGGCATCGGCCAGCGGGTGGCGGAGCGCTCCGAGTTCGTCATCCTGGGACAGCGCTTCGAGTTCTACGGGATCTGCCCCCGGTGCCAGGAGCGGCGGGCTCGCGACGGCCTGCCCGCGACGGGGGATGCGGCCACCGCGGGCGGTGGGGAGACGGCCGGCCCCCAGCAGTCCGGCAAGCCCGATGCGGTGCTGCCCAAAGAAGCCTGA